The Altererythrobacter sp. CAU 1644 genome has a window encoding:
- the gabD gene encoding NADP-dependent succinate-semialdehyde dehydrogenase, with the protein MTANPFLREACYIDGQWVGADSGGTIAVTNPATGEQLGTVPDCGADETRRAIEAAQATFPAWRAKTAKERALILRRWYELMMEHQEDLAQLLTLEQGKSLTESRGEIAYGASFIEWFAEEGKRLYGDVIPGHMVDKRILVLKQPIGVTAAVTPWNFPNAMITRKAGPALAAGCPMVIKPAAQTPYSALALAVLAEEAGIPKGVLSVVTGSAKDIGGEMTANPLVRKLSFTGSTEIGRLLMRQSAETIKKLSLELGGNAPFIVFDDADIDAAVQGAMASKYRNSGQTCVCSNRLYVQAGVYDDFIEKLAAAAKALKVGNGIEDGTEQGPLIDEKAVEKVEEHVADALAKGGTLIAGGHRHALGGTFFEPTVIAGVTQDMLVASEETFGPLAPVIRFETEDEAIAMANDTEFGLAAYFYSTDLSRVWRVAEAIESGMVCVNSGILSTEIAPFGGVKQSGLGREGSKYGIDEYVEMKYVSLTI; encoded by the coding sequence ATGACCGCAAACCCGTTCCTTCGCGAAGCCTGCTACATCGACGGCCAATGGGTCGGCGCCGACAGTGGCGGCACCATCGCTGTGACTAATCCTGCGACCGGCGAACAGCTCGGCACGGTGCCCGATTGCGGGGCCGATGAAACGCGCCGTGCGATCGAGGCTGCACAGGCAACCTTCCCGGCGTGGCGAGCCAAGACGGCGAAGGAACGGGCATTGATCCTGCGGCGCTGGTACGAGCTGATGATGGAGCATCAGGAGGACCTGGCGCAGCTCCTGACGCTGGAGCAGGGCAAGAGCCTGACCGAATCCCGCGGCGAGATCGCTTATGGCGCGAGTTTCATCGAATGGTTCGCCGAGGAGGGCAAGCGGCTCTACGGTGATGTGATCCCGGGCCATATGGTCGACAAGCGCATCCTCGTGCTGAAACAGCCGATCGGCGTGACAGCGGCCGTCACCCCATGGAACTTCCCCAACGCCATGATCACGCGCAAGGCCGGGCCGGCGCTGGCGGCGGGTTGCCCGATGGTCATCAAGCCTGCCGCGCAGACGCCCTATTCGGCGCTCGCGCTGGCGGTGCTGGCCGAGGAGGCAGGCATTCCCAAGGGCGTGTTGTCGGTCGTTACCGGCAGCGCCAAGGATATCGGCGGCGAAATGACCGCCAACCCGCTGGTGCGCAAGCTCAGCTTCACCGGCTCGACCGAGATCGGGCGGTTGCTGATGCGGCAGAGCGCGGAGACGATCAAGAAGCTCAGCCTCGAACTGGGCGGCAATGCGCCCTTCATCGTGTTCGACGATGCCGATATCGACGCTGCGGTGCAGGGCGCGATGGCAAGCAAATACCGCAATTCGGGCCAGACCTGCGTCTGCAGCAACCGCTTGTATGTGCAGGCCGGTGTCTATGACGATTTCATCGAGAAGCTCGCTGCAGCGGCCAAGGCTCTCAAGGTCGGTAACGGGATCGAGGATGGCACCGAGCAGGGGCCGCTGATCGACGAGAAGGCGGTCGAGAAGGTCGAGGAGCATGTCGCCGACGCGCTCGCCAAGGGTGGAACGCTGATCGCGGGCGGGCATCGCCACGCGCTGGGCGGCACCTTCTTCGAGCCCACCGTGATTGCCGGCGTGACGCAAGACATGCTGGTCGCGAGCGAGGAGACCTTCGGCCCGCTCGCACCGGTGATCCGCTTCGAGACCGAAGACGAAGCAATCGCGATGGCCAATGACACCGAGTTCGGTCTCGCCGCATATTTCTACTCGACCGACCTCTCGCGCGTGTGGCGTGTGGCCGAAGCGATCGAGAGCGGCATGGTCTGCGTCAATTCGGGCATTCTTTCGACTGAGATCGCGCCGTTCGGCGGGGTCAAGCAGTCTGGACTGGGCCGCGAAGGCTCGAAGTACGGCATCGATGAATATGTCGAGATGAAATACGTCAGCCTGACGATCTGA
- a CDS encoding methyltransferase family protein, which yields MRRSLILAFAGVAYVLSLASLAYIVGFIADFDVPKAISDGDRLPLWTAITIDAVLIAMFGLHHSITARSSFKRWWTKIVPASIERATYLYMTVINVGFLMYYWTPIPITIWRVESPALVGLILAAYAGVWVMMVAATFHFGHFRFLGLAQAWENFRQVTPEQRPMSARYLYAVVRHPISLGWMISPFLVSHFTVGHLVFAVATVIYVLVATPFEEADLIEKIGEPYREYRERVPAFLPFARSRSSSFDPQRPQSGDYCAADHL from the coding sequence ATGCGCAGGTCTCTTATACTCGCCTTCGCGGGCGTCGCATATGTGCTGAGCCTGGCGAGCCTCGCTTATATCGTTGGCTTCATCGCAGACTTCGACGTGCCCAAGGCCATCAGCGATGGCGACCGCCTGCCGCTGTGGACCGCGATCACGATCGACGCTGTCCTCATTGCCATGTTCGGGCTGCATCATTCGATCACTGCCAGGTCGTCGTTCAAGCGTTGGTGGACGAAGATCGTCCCTGCATCGATCGAGCGGGCCACATATCTCTACATGACGGTGATCAATGTCGGGTTTCTGATGTACTACTGGACGCCCATTCCGATCACGATCTGGCGTGTAGAGTCGCCCGCACTGGTAGGGTTGATACTCGCGGCCTATGCCGGGGTGTGGGTCATGATGGTGGCCGCAACCTTCCACTTCGGCCACTTCAGGTTTCTCGGCCTCGCTCAGGCGTGGGAGAACTTCCGACAAGTAACCCCGGAGCAGCGTCCGATGAGCGCAAGGTATCTCTATGCCGTGGTGCGTCATCCGATCAGCCTCGGCTGGATGATCTCTCCCTTCCTCGTCTCTCACTTTACGGTCGGGCATCTCGTTTTCGCGGTCGCTACCGTGATCTATGTGCTTGTCGCAACACCGTTTGAAGAGGCCGACCTAATCGAGAAGATCGGTGAACCCTATCGCGAATATCGCGAGCGCGTTCCAGCTTTCTTGCCGTTCGCGAGATCGCGGAGCTCGTCATTTGATCCGCAGAGGCCTCAATCAGGAGATTATTGTGCAGCCGATCATCTATGA
- a CDS encoding thiolase family protein: MHEVFLYDAVRTPRGKARPDGGLATFTPPALVAHLVDALRERAGESIGDPGALLLGCVTQTGSQGGHIALAAKLAAGLPHTCAAHTINNYCASSLSAIGHAVARVAAGQERSVLAGGVEMMSLVPFLDDRAEFYTAQELPPSKRFVPPVLAADRLAHSERIGRAELDTCALTSQQRATSTDRDPLLQASRIAAGALTGEECIRPDTTAESLATIPAAFGGLQDQYSEALEGSKFDPLHTIAHAPPVCDGAGLAILGVEGVAPAPRARIVAYAESGGDPAASLTAGIAAMDKALAHADMSLGDMDRIEFMEAFAVTIAKFLRDRSPDPGRVNVGGGHLAKGHPMGATGAILTSTLLDALDGCNGRYGLVVATGAMGIGSAMIVERLAAQRRN; the protein is encoded by the coding sequence GTGCACGAGGTATTCCTGTACGATGCGGTACGCACGCCACGCGGCAAGGCTCGGCCGGACGGAGGCTTGGCCACGTTCACCCCGCCTGCTCTCGTTGCCCACCTCGTTGATGCGCTCCGCGAGCGAGCCGGTGAAAGTATCGGTGATCCAGGCGCCTTGCTGCTGGGCTGTGTAACGCAGACCGGATCTCAGGGTGGTCACATTGCGTTGGCAGCGAAATTGGCGGCCGGTCTTCCGCACACTTGCGCGGCCCATACGATCAACAACTACTGCGCTTCGAGCCTTAGCGCGATTGGCCACGCCGTGGCGAGAGTCGCGGCGGGCCAGGAACGATCCGTTCTTGCGGGCGGCGTCGAAATGATGAGCCTCGTCCCCTTCCTGGACGACCGGGCCGAATTCTACACTGCCCAAGAACTCCCTCCCTCCAAGCGCTTCGTCCCTCCGGTACTGGCAGCCGACCGTCTCGCGCATTCCGAGCGAATTGGCCGCGCCGAGCTCGATACCTGCGCGTTGACCTCGCAACAGCGCGCCACCTCCACCGACCGCGATCCCTTGCTGCAAGCCTCGCGGATCGCTGCCGGCGCGCTGACTGGCGAGGAGTGCATTCGTCCCGATACGACTGCCGAAAGTCTCGCGACCATACCTGCTGCCTTCGGCGGTTTGCAGGACCAATATTCTGAGGCGCTTGAAGGCAGCAAGTTCGACCCGCTTCATACCATCGCTCACGCGCCGCCTGTTTGCGACGGAGCCGGGCTGGCAATCCTGGGCGTTGAAGGGGTAGCTCCCGCTCCGCGGGCTCGCATCGTCGCCTATGCCGAAAGCGGAGGCGATCCTGCCGCTTCCCTAACCGCAGGGATTGCTGCGATGGACAAGGCTCTTGCCCACGCGGATATGTCGCTCGGCGATATGGACCGGATCGAGTTCATGGAGGCCTTCGCAGTCACCATCGCCAAGTTTTTGCGCGACCGGTCGCCCGATCCGGGGCGCGTCAATGTTGGCGGGGGACATCTGGCCAAGGGCCATCCAATGGGCGCAACCGGAGCGATCCTCACTTCAACCCTGCTCGATGCGCTCGACGGTTGCAACGGGCGCTATGGTTTGGTGGTAGCCACAGGTGCCATGGGAATTGGCTCAGCGATGATCGTGGAGCGACTTGCAGCGCAGCGCAGGAATTAG
- a CDS encoding putative quinol monooxygenase, with protein sequence MKIESIFSVMTVLLIALSACTAEPSAPDEAVTLIIRFEASEQGVEEFAQIMDGVSDAMAAEPGFVSAKVFRDIDEPNVFVLEEVWATKELHQDHFTRINQSGDWSHINSLLIEKPEMGYFRSM encoded by the coding sequence ATGAAGATTGAATCGATATTCTCGGTCATGACTGTTCTCCTGATCGCCCTGTCCGCATGCACAGCAGAACCATCAGCGCCGGATGAAGCTGTCACTTTAATCATCCGGTTCGAGGCCAGCGAGCAAGGGGTGGAGGAGTTTGCTCAAATCATGGACGGTGTTTCCGACGCCATGGCCGCCGAGCCTGGCTTTGTCTCCGCCAAGGTTTTCCGCGATATCGACGAACCCAATGTGTTCGTGCTGGAGGAGGTGTGGGCGACAAAGGAACTGCATCAGGACCACTTCACCCGCATCAACCAATCGGGCGACTGGTCGCATATCAACTCGCTGCTGATCGAGAAGCCCGAGATGGGTTACTTCAGATCCATGTGA
- a CDS encoding GlxA family transcriptional regulator, with the protein MPASAPQRPVSISLVAVPEVSAAIVLSLHEVFAYVGVAWEALTGDRYETRSLVPRIVGRSTEPIRTSIGAMLVPDHTFAEMHRSDVVIVADLFMDDGLGPVGRWKDEIAWIRNQYSRGAIVCSVCTGSMMLAEAGLLDDVDATTHWSATQTFAECYPRVILQPERLLVPGGHEHRIVTSGGSASWTELALYLVARFCGEAEARRTAKIFLFGDLSHGQMPFAAMVRPKQHDDEIIADSQQWIAEHYATANPVSRMASRSGLAERTFKRRFAKCTGYAPLDYVQSLRIEEAKQMLETTDRAIDDIALDVGYEDPNSFRRLFKRTTSITPSQYRLKFQSIAAL; encoded by the coding sequence ATGCCTGCATCCGCCCCCCAGAGACCCGTCTCGATTAGCCTGGTTGCCGTTCCGGAGGTATCGGCTGCCATCGTGCTCAGCCTGCACGAAGTGTTCGCCTATGTCGGAGTCGCCTGGGAAGCCCTGACCGGTGACAGATACGAAACGCGATCGCTGGTCCCGCGCATCGTCGGGCGCTCGACCGAGCCTATCCGGACCTCGATCGGCGCGATGCTCGTTCCCGACCATACGTTCGCGGAAATGCACAGGTCAGATGTCGTCATTGTCGCGGACCTTTTCATGGACGACGGGCTTGGTCCGGTTGGGCGTTGGAAAGACGAGATCGCCTGGATTCGCAATCAGTATAGCCGGGGCGCGATCGTCTGCTCGGTCTGCACGGGATCGATGATGCTGGCCGAAGCGGGACTCCTGGATGATGTCGATGCGACCACGCATTGGAGCGCGACCCAGACCTTCGCGGAGTGCTATCCACGCGTTATCCTCCAGCCTGAACGACTATTGGTGCCCGGCGGCCATGAGCATCGCATCGTCACGAGCGGCGGATCGGCCAGCTGGACCGAGCTCGCGCTCTATCTGGTTGCGCGCTTTTGCGGAGAGGCAGAGGCACGGCGCACCGCAAAGATATTCCTGTTCGGCGACCTCAGCCATGGACAGATGCCCTTCGCCGCGATGGTACGCCCCAAACAGCATGACGATGAGATCATCGCCGATAGCCAGCAATGGATCGCCGAGCACTACGCCACCGCCAACCCGGTCTCTCGGATGGCTTCCAGATCAGGTCTTGCCGAGCGGACGTTCAAGCGGCGTTTCGCCAAATGCACCGGATACGCGCCGCTCGATTACGTTCAGTCACTCCGGATCGAGGAAGCCAAGCAAATGCTTGAGACGACCGACCGGGCGATCGACGATATCGCTTTGGACGTCGGCTATGAGGATCCAAACTCGTTTCGTCGTCTCTTCAAGCGAACCACGAGCATCACACCGAGCCAGTATAGGCTGAAATTTCAATCTATTGCGGCGCTCTGA
- the speB gene encoding agmatinase, with the protein MADESSKLPTDLAFTRKGGADGTIVEPTFSGALSFMRRRYSKDVSGADVAVVGIPFDSATTGRPGSRYGPRSVRQGSAMIAWNTVWGWDFDPFDRLDVVDFGDIAIPYGSPMQVVEDIAAQFAAIHAQGVKTLMLGGDHFCTWPVLRSVAAQVGEPISLIHFDSHTDTWRPHDGEVDHGTMFYHAVKDGIVDPARSIQLGIRTNNKDTLGFNILTAEDIDRMDADDIAARVKAVVGNRPAYLTFDIDFIDPAFAPGTGTPVAGGPSTAKSFSILRRLGGLDVRGADVVEVAPAYDSADITALAAATIALHCLAILASPREN; encoded by the coding sequence ATGGCCGACGAATCATCCAAGCTGCCGACCGATCTCGCCTTTACCCGCAAGGGCGGGGCGGACGGCACCATCGTCGAGCCGACCTTCTCGGGCGCGCTCAGCTTCATGCGGCGGCGCTATTCGAAGGACGTTTCGGGTGCCGATGTCGCGGTGGTCGGCATCCCCTTCGACAGTGCCACGACCGGCCGGCCCGGTTCGCGCTATGGCCCGCGCAGCGTGCGGCAGGGTTCAGCGATGATTGCTTGGAATACGGTCTGGGGCTGGGATTTCGATCCGTTCGACCGGCTCGACGTGGTCGATTTCGGCGATATCGCGATCCCCTACGGTTCGCCGATGCAGGTGGTGGAAGATATCGCGGCCCAGTTCGCGGCCATTCACGCACAGGGTGTGAAGACGCTGATGCTGGGCGGCGATCACTTCTGCACCTGGCCCGTGCTGCGTTCGGTCGCCGCGCAGGTGGGCGAGCCGATCTCGCTGATCCATTTCGACAGCCATACCGATACCTGGCGGCCGCACGATGGCGAAGTCGATCATGGAACGATGTTTTACCACGCCGTGAAGGATGGGATCGTCGATCCGGCCCGTTCGATCCAGCTTGGCATCCGCACCAACAACAAGGACACGCTGGGGTTCAATATCCTCACCGCCGAGGATATCGATCGGATGGACGCGGATGACATCGCCGCGCGGGTGAAGGCGGTGGTCGGCAATCGCCCGGCCTATCTCACCTTCGATATCGATTTCATCGATCCGGCCTTTGCGCCGGGAACAGGAACGCCGGTGGCAGGCGGGCCGAGCACGGCCAAGAGCTTCTCGATCCTGCGGCGATTGGGCGGGCTGGATGTGCGCGGGGCCGATGTGGTCGAAGTCGCGCCTGCCTATGATTCCGCCGATATTACCGCGCTCGCCGCTGCTACCATCGCGCTACATTGCCTCGCGATCTTGGCTAGTCCGCGAGAGAATTAG
- a CDS encoding class I adenylate-forming enzyme family protein, with translation MIVSPEPKRRAYREAGWWGDKTLADLFFANATRHPDRLALVDAPNRASIAFGEPARLTYAEMRDEVERLAGALLAAGIDKDDVIVVQLPNISEFVALYFAAATIGAIVSPVAVQYRSHELSTIFDIVKPRAYVCGTHMHHADHLGVARPLLRGDVALMTFGPDAPEDAVDLSNAQAKAELLRDYIDKTKVDADDIFTICWTSGTTGMPKGVPRSHNHWIAIAPGTYQPSGLREGDVLLNPFPLINMASIGGVTMSWLKVCGTMVLHHPFDPQVYLGQIAMERPQFTIAPPAILNMLLQDEALLAKVDLSSLRTIGSGSAPLAPAMVRGFQDRFGIMVVNLFGSNEGMSLVTGPDAVPDPFERASYFPREMVLEPMMGGAAAPIAQTRLVPPEGGAAITEEGVAGELQISGPAVFESYHDAPDQTEAAFTEDGFYKSGDLFEIAGGGRFYRFVGRCKDLIIRGGVNISPEEIDQLLGGHPDLAEACVFALPDPIMGERIGVAAVPRGGAAVTLDDITRFLREQDLAVFKLPERLFEFDSLPRNVTNKVMRSEVRDMALAMLEGAD, from the coding sequence ATGATCGTTTCCCCGGAACCGAAGCGCCGGGCATACCGCGAAGCCGGATGGTGGGGTGACAAGACCCTAGCCGATCTCTTCTTCGCCAATGCGACAAGGCATCCAGACAGGCTGGCGCTGGTCGATGCGCCCAACCGCGCGAGCATTGCCTTCGGCGAACCGGCGCGTCTGACCTATGCCGAGATGAGGGACGAAGTCGAGCGGCTGGCCGGTGCTTTGCTGGCAGCAGGCATCGACAAGGACGACGTGATCGTCGTCCAGCTGCCCAACATCAGCGAGTTCGTTGCGCTCTATTTCGCGGCGGCGACCATCGGCGCCATCGTCAGCCCTGTCGCCGTCCAGTATCGCAGCCACGAACTCTCGACGATCTTCGACATCGTGAAACCCAGGGCCTATGTCTGCGGGACGCACATGCACCATGCCGACCACCTCGGCGTTGCGCGTCCACTTTTGCGCGGCGATGTCGCCTTGATGACCTTCGGCCCCGACGCGCCGGAGGATGCGGTGGATCTCTCCAACGCTCAGGCCAAGGCCGAGCTGCTACGCGATTACATCGACAAGACGAAGGTGGACGCGGACGATATCTTCACGATCTGCTGGACATCAGGCACCACCGGCATGCCCAAGGGTGTGCCGCGCAGCCACAACCACTGGATCGCGATTGCCCCCGGTACCTACCAGCCTTCGGGCCTGCGCGAGGGCGATGTGTTGCTCAACCCCTTCCCGCTGATCAACATGGCGAGCATCGGCGGCGTGACGATGAGTTGGCTCAAGGTGTGCGGCACCATGGTGTTGCATCACCCCTTCGATCCGCAGGTCTATCTCGGCCAGATCGCCATGGAACGCCCGCAGTTCACCATCGCTCCGCCAGCGATCCTCAACATGTTGCTGCAAGACGAGGCGTTGCTGGCCAAGGTCGATCTCTCGAGCCTGCGCACGATTGGATCGGGTTCGGCCCCGCTAGCCCCCGCGATGGTCCGTGGGTTCCAGGACCGCTTTGGCATCATGGTGGTCAACCTGTTCGGCTCGAACGAGGGCATGTCGCTCGTCACCGGCCCCGACGCAGTCCCCGACCCGTTCGAACGGGCGAGCTATTTTCCCCGCGAGATGGTGCTCGAACCGATGATGGGCGGCGCCGCGGCACCGATTGCGCAGACCCGGCTTGTCCCGCCGGAAGGTGGCGCGGCGATCACCGAGGAAGGCGTTGCCGGTGAATTGCAGATAAGCGGCCCTGCCGTGTTCGAGAGCTATCACGACGCGCCCGACCAGACCGAGGCCGCATTTACCGAAGACGGCTTCTACAAGTCGGGCGATCTGTTCGAGATCGCCGGCGGCGGCCGGTTCTATCGCTTCGTCGGGCGCTGCAAGGATTTGATTATCCGCGGCGGGGTCAACATTTCGCCCGAGGAGATCGACCAGTTGCTCGGCGGACATCCCGATCTGGCCGAGGCCTGCGTGTTCGCTCTCCCGGATCCGATCATGGGTGAGCGCATCGGCGTGGCGGCGGTGCCGCGCGGCGGTGCTGCGGTCACGCTAGACGACATCACAAGGTTCCTGCGCGAGCAGGACCTCGCTGTCTTCAAGCTGCCGGAACGACTGTTCGAGTTCGACAGTCTACCGCGCAACGTGACCAACAAGGTGATGCGCAGCGAGGTGCGCGATATGGCGCTCGCCATGCTTGAGGGAGCAGACTGA
- a CDS encoding dihydrofolate reductase family protein, with amino-acid sequence MQPIIYDVAVSIDGFIAGPDGDITGFSESGPVVDDYLARLETYAFAIMGRATYEFGYRFGLKPGDIPYSSMDCHVFSQTLTLPAGSRVELVREPAVDRARRLKTVSTGPIYLCGGGRLAGSLMEAGLIDILRLKRAPITLGGGVRLFEGGIAETGLQHAETRCYDDGYIYQEFRLPDGGANN; translated from the coding sequence GTGCAGCCGATCATCTATGACGTCGCAGTATCGATCGATGGGTTCATCGCGGGGCCCGATGGCGACATCACCGGCTTTAGCGAAAGCGGGCCCGTCGTGGACGACTACCTGGCGAGGCTCGAAACCTATGCTTTCGCGATAATGGGAAGGGCGACGTACGAGTTTGGTTACCGCTTCGGCTTGAAACCCGGAGACATTCCCTACTCGTCCATGGATTGCCACGTCTTCTCGCAAACCCTCACCTTGCCAGCGGGATCGAGGGTTGAGCTCGTTCGCGAGCCAGCAGTAGATCGTGCGCGTCGTCTCAAGACCGTGTCCACGGGTCCGATTTACCTGTGCGGGGGCGGTCGATTGGCAGGCTCGCTCATGGAGGCAGGCCTGATCGACATTCTCCGCCTTAAGCGAGCACCGATTACCTTAGGGGGCGGCGTTCGCCTGTTCGAAGGCGGCATCGCCGAGACGGGCCTGCAGCACGCGGAGACGCGCTGCTACGACGATGGCTACATCTACCAGGAGTTCCGCTTGCCGGATGGTGGCGCGAACAACTGA
- a CDS encoding acetyl-CoA acetyltransferase yields the protein MTAEVFVLGGAQSDFARNMEREGNGMFELFREVAEACFAATGIEPREVQTAHVGNFVGELFTGQGQLGGFFGHVHPDLAGVPASRHEAACASGSIALLAASAEIEAGRYDLALVLGIELMRNVPGQTAAEHLGAAAWVGQEANEARYLWPWMFSKVEEEYEKRHGLDRAHLRAISENNFTNGKRNPNSQTRGWAITEDHLGENDELNPRIEGRLRKSDCGQVTDGAAAIFLASRKYAEGWAKRRGIPLEAVPRIKGWGHSTAPLMYQRKVNDSEGQPYVFPFVHKAMMDALGRAGMADVYACDGVEVHDCFSVTEYMAIDHFGITPPGESWRAIEDGTIALGGRLPVNASGGLIGSGHPVGATGIRMLLDSWRQVTGNAGDYQVEGARNYATFNVGGSATTSVSFVVGV from the coding sequence ATGACGGCAGAGGTATTCGTCCTGGGCGGGGCACAAAGCGATTTCGCGCGCAATATGGAGCGCGAAGGCAATGGCATGTTCGAGCTGTTTCGCGAGGTGGCCGAAGCCTGTTTCGCTGCCACCGGGATCGAACCCCGCGAAGTCCAGACCGCCCATGTCGGCAATTTCGTTGGAGAGTTGTTTACCGGTCAGGGCCAACTCGGCGGCTTCTTCGGCCACGTCCATCCCGACCTCGCCGGCGTTCCCGCCTCCCGCCACGAAGCGGCCTGCGCTTCCGGTAGCATCGCCCTGCTCGCTGCCTCGGCGGAGATCGAGGCGGGCCGCTACGACCTTGCGCTCGTGCTGGGCATCGAACTCATGCGCAATGTGCCGGGCCAGACAGCAGCCGAGCACCTCGGAGCCGCGGCCTGGGTCGGCCAGGAGGCGAATGAGGCGCGCTATCTATGGCCCTGGATGTTCTCCAAGGTCGAAGAGGAATACGAAAAACGCCACGGTCTCGACCGCGCCCATCTCCGCGCGATCTCCGAGAACAACTTCACCAACGGCAAGCGCAACCCCAATTCGCAGACGCGTGGCTGGGCGATCACCGAGGATCACTTGGGTGAGAATGACGAGCTCAACCCGCGCATCGAGGGGCGGCTGCGCAAGTCCGACTGCGGTCAGGTGACCGACGGCGCCGCCGCGATCTTCCTCGCCTCGCGCAAATATGCGGAAGGCTGGGCCAAGCGCCGCGGTATACCTCTGGAAGCAGTGCCCCGGATCAAGGGTTGGGGCCACTCCACCGCCCCCCTGATGTACCAGCGCAAGGTCAATGACAGCGAAGGCCAGCCCTATGTCTTCCCCTTCGTGCATAAGGCAATGATGGACGCGCTGGGCCGCGCGGGCATGGCTGATGTCTATGCCTGCGACGGGGTAGAGGTGCACGATTGCTTCTCGGTCACCGAGTACATGGCGATCGACCATTTCGGCATTACCCCGCCGGGCGAAAGCTGGCGCGCGATCGAGGATGGCACGATCGCGCTAGGCGGCAGGCTGCCGGTCAACGCCTCGGGCGGGCTCATCGGCTCGGGCCATCCGGTAGGTGCCACCGGGATCCGCATGTTGCTCGATAGCTGGCGGCAGGTGACCGGAAATGCCGGCGATTACCAGGTCGAAGGCGCCCGCAACTACGCCACCTTCAACGTCGGCGGCAGCGCAACAACTTCGGTCAGCTTCGTCGTCGGCGTGTGA
- a CDS encoding Type 1 glutamine amidotransferase-like domain-containing protein, giving the protein MAETRSRQFIALSDSASLFVPSWQPTYMLDYILDTPSCANPVVRYVGAAKGDQPQRISAFYSLADRAQFRPEVMSFFELEDGDPASFFEGADIVFIDGGSTRNLLAILREWNAISALKHAYREGTVIVGASAGASMMFEWCLTDSIRTAIMPWKGIGLIPGTICVHHDARQERRRELSSFLSDERARFPVYALDDGVALHFQDEQLTRGVRIAAEARCALVEEHLGIPSFIQLVSLHDA; this is encoded by the coding sequence ATGGCCGAGACTCGATCACGCCAGTTTATCGCATTGAGCGATTCGGCATCGCTATTCGTCCCCTCGTGGCAACCCACGTACATGCTCGACTACATCCTCGATACGCCCAGCTGCGCAAACCCGGTCGTTCGATATGTTGGTGCGGCAAAGGGCGACCAGCCTCAGCGGATCAGCGCCTTCTACAGCCTGGCGGATCGAGCCCAGTTCCGTCCCGAGGTCATGAGCTTTTTCGAGCTTGAGGATGGCGATCCGGCCAGTTTCTTCGAGGGTGCAGACATTGTCTTCATCGACGGCGGTTCGACCCGCAACCTGCTCGCCATCTTGCGCGAGTGGAATGCGATCTCTGCGCTCAAGCACGCCTATCGCGAGGGAACCGTGATCGTCGGGGCCAGCGCAGGCGCTTCAATGATGTTCGAGTGGTGCCTGACCGACAGTATAAGAACCGCGATCATGCCGTGGAAAGGGATTGGACTGATCCCGGGGACGATCTGCGTCCACCACGATGCTCGCCAGGAACGCCGCAGAGAACTGTCCTCTTTCCTTTCGGACGAGAGGGCGCGCTTTCCCGTGTACGCGCTCGACGATGGTGTCGCGCTACACTTCCAGGACGAACAACTGACCCGAGGGGTGAGAATTGCCGCCGAAGCGCGCTGCGCGCTGGTGGAGGAGCACCTCGGCATCCCTTCCTTTATCCAGCTTGTCTCGCTCCACGACGCTTGA